The Arctopsyche grandis isolate Sample6627 chromosome 12, ASM5162203v2, whole genome shotgun sequence genome includes the window tatatatatatatttatggatgtatgtataaatcTTGTGAAGCGAATTCGTATATGTATCTTGGCGGCAATGCAAAGACGTTAATAAATCAAATGCTACGGCCATTTTCGATTCAGGATTTGTAATATTCCGTTGTGATGACTTTTGAGTTGGCCAGTTTGTAGCTGATCGTACTCGGATTGGTCCTGAATGcgtttaatttacatgtacaatTGTAGAATGAAATCTATGAAAGCTGtgcaaaaaaagtatatatatatatataaatatattaattatacatttgaatattattttccatatacataaatataatattaaattaatgttttaaatttttcaattgttttttgaCGTAATAAAGTGCCATCTATGGACGTGATTTTGTAACTGTTTTAGTTGCGAAGTCGCTTTTTATAGATAGCGTTTTATTACAATCGTTTCAAAACTTTGCTGAATAAAATACAAcaatattcttattatttttttaaaatatatttataatgtgtaCATAGTGTGTACAATATACTGTACATGTTATTTGAATAGGTATATTCTATTAACACcactaatatttaatttatatacatattattgtgTTCCCGGATGATTGTTGTCGTCTCGCGAACACTGCAGTCAATCATGTTAAACTGATAATTTTTAAcggtgtgtaaataaataaatgaatagcgTTTATAATGATTAAATATGCGATGGCCCTAAGATgtggttatatatttttttgttcttaAATGTAAATTATGTTTTCATGAAGGATGATGATGTTGATGAGGTAAAGTTGTGGATATTCAACTATCCAAATATTACATCGCATATatgatatttagatttattattgtataatacgATAAGATCATGtctgaacaaaaataaattcatgaataaatataataatttttatataaaagcgttttatttatatgtacgaaTTTACAGATTGTTTTCGGGGTGTAGTAGGTTTGGATTTTGCATGATTGTCGACGGAGGGTAGGTGGTCGGTTCAAAGCCGCTACTACTCGGTGCTAAAAAGTTTGTTTCTGGACCGCCTTTGACGAATCCTAGTGGGAAGTAGTGGCGAGGAAGAGTGTCGTGGATTTGTGGTGTGGGGATTGGATTTGATCCGGCTTGTCGAGGCCACTGATTGACCGGCACGTGTCCGATCTGTAGTTGGTTTGGGCAGTTGAAGATCCACAGACGGTCTCCGAGGAACATAGGCCTCGGTGCCAACACACCCATGCTGCTGTAGTATTGTTGTGCTAGAAGCTCCACGTCGTTTGTATACTTCCTCTTCCATTTTGTGCGTCTGTTTTGGAAccatatttttatctgaaacagtgtttgaattatatttcaatgtttCGTGTGTTATGTGATATTATAGTTGTGTTGATTTTGAAACGTACTTGTGTTTCAGTCAGTCGTAGTCCTCGAGCGAGTTGTAACCTTTTGGCCACTGAGAGGTATTTGTTTCTTTCGAATTCCGCTTCTAGAGCTTTAATCTGATGCGCCGTGAAGGCAGTTCTGGGACGCTTTTTTCTGTCTTCTTTGCTTTCTGAATTGTTGTCGTCTGGAAATAAGAATAGAAACTTTTCGTTAGACGTTGGATGAATGGAATTTTTGGGGGCCAGACGTTGCGtggtcgagattttagtgacgtgcgcgagatcgctttgtgcggaataatcaccaaaccaaaaactatacctatgtatatatatatatatatatatatatatatatatatatatatatatatatatatatatatat containing:
- the LOC143919854 gene encoding uncharacterized protein LOC143919854; amino-acid sequence: MADGSAIEIENEQNKPINSSTSVSKISFSIDSLLSRNYNNNNNKQSSNSVNDRLTTKCDQNDKLDQPIDLLSSLRSKYFMNAPEVSGSELESEKPEVKYGGCEESFVCGSDVASMSTSDLDNDDFEEILSSQSSARFGRTRRDFEDDAAEVGGVEDGGRARSNSVSDVDVENDNYDDNNSESKEDRKKRPRTAFTAHQIKALEAEFERNKYLSVAKRLQLARGLRLTETQIKIWFQNRRTKWKRKYTNDVELLAQQYYSSMGVLAPRPMFLGDRLWIFNCPNQLQIGHVPVNQWPRQAGSNPIPTPQIHDTLPRHYFPLGFVKGGPETNFLAPSSSGFEPTTYPPSTIMQNPNLLHPENNL